The following are encoded together in the Sphingomicrobium clamense genome:
- a CDS encoding HPr kinase/phosphorylase has translation MTQLSSETVHATTVCRSGRAVMLAGPSGSGKSDLALQLIDRDFKLVADDQTLLSVDEGRVIATAPPSISGKMEVRGLGIVELPVKENVPVCLFVSLGEQPERLPEGETESFFGIEIPRIRLAGSSPSAAIRVDMALDRLGLEEK, from the coding sequence ATGACCCAGCTCTCTTCCGAAACAGTCCACGCCACTACCGTCTGTCGCAGCGGCAGGGCCGTCATGCTCGCCGGCCCGTCGGGCAGCGGCAAGTCCGACCTCGCGCTCCAGCTAATCGACCGCGATTTCAAGCTGGTCGCGGACGACCAGACCTTGCTGAGCGTCGACGAAGGCCGGGTCATCGCCACAGCACCGCCCTCGATCAGCGGCAAGATGGAAGTGCGCGGTCTCGGCATCGTCGAATTGCCGGTGAAGGAAAACGTGCCCGTCTGCCTGTTCGTCTCGCTCGGTGAGCAGCCGGAGCGCCTGCCCGAAGGCGAGACCGAGAGCTTCTTCGGGATCGAGATCCCGCGCATCCGGCTGGCGGGGTCGAGCCCTTCGGCTGCCATTCGCGTCGACATGGCGCTCGACCGACTGGGGTTGGAAGAGAAATGA